From Lawsonia intracellularis PHE/MN1-00, the proteins below share one genomic window:
- a CDS encoding ATP synthase F0 subunit B, which translates to MIELNITLLIQLINFLIALIGINYILVQPIRNSIYQRQQVFSSKEVYISELTHQVNKDLLQYEFIITKTKEEAISYYKHEQENTERLKNTMLNEAQEEAKKQTKETQITIMTEAQDAKQLLEKEIVPFAHNIVTNLLKNV; encoded by the coding sequence GTGATAGAGCTTAATATTACGTTACTCATTCAATTAATTAATTTTCTAATAGCCCTTATTGGGATTAACTATATTCTTGTCCAACCTATTAGAAATAGTATATACCAACGCCAACAAGTATTCTCATCAAAAGAGGTATACATTAGTGAACTTACACACCAAGTAAATAAAGACCTTCTTCAGTATGAATTTATAATTACAAAAACTAAAGAAGAAGCTATCTCCTACTATAAACATGAACAAGAAAATACTGAACGTTTGAAAAATACTATGTTAAATGAAGCACAAGAAGAAGCAAAAAAACAAACTAAAGAAACACAAATTACAATAATGACTGAAGCACAAGACGCAAAACAATTACTAGAAAAAGAAATCGTTCCTTTTGCTCATAATATTGTAACGAATTTACTAAAGAATGTATAA
- the mrdA gene encoding penicillin-binding protein 2 translates to MKLKLDPEGYQPPRSGILLLQFLIGALFFVFVLRFWYLQIHKGTEFARQAQNNRLRNERVYASRGLIKDKNGILLAENRPAFGLALVREDCPDITTTLAQVSVWMDTPLEQLIAKFNQDKRKVKPFEPILLFTDIPFEQVAKIESQLMHWPGLITVAHSKRYYPQSHEFAHILGYVAEANEKELAMDKVLSLGDTIGKQGLEYILEPRLRGEKGEYSVEVDVLGRALGKVLVKAPQHGEDIQLSLDAQLQQKIVSLLDTHAACVIVIEPHTGRLQALVTTPAYDNNLFVRGLSQKNWEILRDNPRHPLQNRTIQSTYPPASIWKLLMIGLFLEEGIAPSTHITCTGSVTLGDHIFRCWKKHGHGSVDMKRSLTDSCDVYFYILGEKLGIDKIENFAKACGFGSLTKIDLPYEKVGLVPSRSWKRSRFGDNWYKGETLNTSIGQGYTLTTPLQIAVFVSSLINGGNLMKPLLLSEDKPQVLGKIPFSEETLAFINNTMRLTVEKGTARVLRRNDAIIGGKTGTAQVVKLKMVGERRLKADEVSYMERDHAWIASWGKKDDQEVVVVVMIEHGGMGSSTAGPIARKVYDILFSTKQEHS, encoded by the coding sequence ATGAAGCTGAAGCTTGATCCTGAAGGTTATCAACCACCAAGAAGTGGAATTTTACTTTTACAATTCCTTATCGGAGCACTTTTTTTTGTTTTTGTACTTCGTTTTTGGTACTTACAAATTCATAAAGGTACAGAATTTGCTCGGCAAGCACAAAATAACAGACTTCGGAATGAACGTGTCTATGCCTCTAGAGGACTTATTAAAGATAAAAATGGTATATTACTTGCTGAAAACCGTCCAGCTTTTGGTCTTGCATTAGTGAGAGAAGACTGCCCTGATATCACAACAACCCTTGCACAAGTTAGTGTTTGGATGGATACACCCCTTGAGCAACTAATAGCAAAATTTAATCAAGATAAAAGAAAAGTTAAACCATTTGAACCAATCCTGTTGTTTACAGATATTCCTTTTGAACAAGTTGCAAAAATAGAATCTCAGCTTATGCATTGGCCAGGGCTTATAACTGTAGCTCACTCCAAACGCTATTACCCTCAAAGCCATGAATTTGCACATATACTTGGTTATGTTGCTGAAGCTAATGAAAAAGAACTTGCTATGGATAAAGTACTCTCATTAGGAGATACTATAGGAAAACAAGGTCTTGAGTATATCCTTGAACCACGTTTAAGAGGAGAAAAAGGTGAATATAGTGTTGAAGTGGATGTACTAGGAAGAGCTTTAGGAAAAGTATTAGTTAAAGCACCCCAGCATGGTGAGGATATTCAGCTTAGCCTTGATGCACAACTTCAACAAAAAATTGTCTCATTACTAGATACACATGCTGCTTGTGTCATTGTTATAGAACCTCACACAGGAAGACTCCAAGCACTTGTTACGACTCCAGCATATGACAACAATCTTTTTGTACGTGGACTTTCTCAAAAAAATTGGGAAATCCTAAGAGATAATCCACGTCATCCACTACAAAATAGGACTATTCAAAGTACATATCCTCCTGCTTCAATATGGAAACTTCTTATGATAGGATTATTCCTTGAAGAAGGTATTGCCCCTTCAACTCATATAACCTGTACAGGTAGTGTTACTCTTGGAGATCATATATTTCGATGTTGGAAAAAACACGGGCATGGCTCTGTTGATATGAAGCGCTCTCTTACTGACTCCTGTGATGTTTACTTTTATATTCTTGGAGAAAAACTTGGAATTGATAAAATTGAAAATTTTGCCAAAGCCTGTGGATTTGGTTCTCTCACAAAAATTGATCTCCCTTATGAAAAAGTAGGACTTGTTCCTTCACGCTCTTGGAAGCGTAGCCGGTTTGGTGATAATTGGTACAAAGGGGAAACACTAAATACATCTATTGGACAAGGATACACCTTAACAACTCCATTACAGATAGCTGTTTTTGTTTCATCTCTTATTAATGGTGGTAACTTAATGAAACCATTACTGCTTTCAGAAGATAAACCACAAGTTTTAGGGAAAATCCCATTCTCTGAAGAAACACTAGCTTTTATTAATAATACTATGAGACTTACTGTTGAAAAAGGCACAGCAAGAGTTCTAAGACGTAATGACGCTATCATTGGTGGTAAAACAGGTACAGCTCAAGTTGTTAAGCTTAAAATGGTTGGAGAACGAAGACTCAAAGCAGATGAAGTAAGTTACATGGAGAGAGATCATGCATGGATTGCCTCATGGGGGAAAAAAGATGATCAAGAGGTTGTCGTTGTTGTTATGATCGAACATGGTGGAATGGGGAGCTCAACAGCTGGTCCAATTGCTCGCAAAGTTTATGATATTCTTTTTTCAACAAAACAAGAGCATAGTTAA
- a CDS encoding ATP synthase F0 subunit B — protein sequence MNTFFSFILSKDGIITIAGIILFSILIHFKDPYHPWINLLGRFGNLSIFLYILWRAAGKKIIQFFSQQKNNIIHKLQTLELQKNEVEKNLAAIQAQMALLNAKQEAIREESRIQAEKLKKYMFDETQKEIEHIHKQTQQIIETESKEIAYNLRSQLADQIVSKAEKELKHQLDMASHFKLIDNALTKVVLS from the coding sequence TTGAACACCTTCTTCTCCTTTATTCTTTCTAAAGATGGTATTATTACAATTGCAGGGATTATACTATTTAGTATTCTTATTCACTTTAAAGATCCTTATCATCCCTGGATAAATCTTTTAGGGAGATTTGGAAATCTTAGTATATTTCTTTATATTCTCTGGCGTGCAGCAGGTAAAAAAATTATTCAATTTTTTTCTCAACAAAAAAACAATATTATTCATAAACTTCAAACACTTGAATTACAAAAAAATGAGGTAGAAAAAAACTTAGCTGCTATACAAGCACAAATGGCTCTCCTTAATGCAAAACAAGAAGCTATTCGTGAAGAAAGCCGTATTCAAGCCGAAAAACTCAAAAAATATATGTTTGATGAAACACAAAAAGAAATTGAACATATTCATAAACAAACACAGCAAATTATAGAAACAGAATCAAAAGAAATAGCTTATAACCTAAGATCACAACTTGCAGATCAAATAGTAAGTAAAGCTGAAAAAGAATTAAAACATCAATTGGATATGGCTAGTCACTTCAAACTAATTGATAATGCTTTAACAAAGGTAGTACTCTCTTGA
- a CDS encoding bactofilin family protein — translation MSKEEINAFLGSGTTYQGNLIFQNAVRIDGSFKGEIQSEGSLIVGKEGSIEGTLDVGELILSGFFMGEVRATRKVTVHKTGRLQGTLVSPALIVEEGAIIDGQVVMQSPMPELSE, via the coding sequence GTGAGTAAAGAAGAAATCAATGCATTTCTTGGTTCTGGAACCACTTATCAAGGAAATCTTATTTTCCAAAATGCTGTTCGTATTGATGGATCCTTTAAAGGTGAAATACAATCTGAAGGTTCCTTAATCGTAGGAAAAGAAGGCTCAATAGAAGGAACTCTTGATGTTGGAGAACTCATTCTCAGTGGCTTTTTTATGGGCGAAGTCCGTGCAACAAGAAAAGTGACAGTCCATAAAACAGGAAGGCTTCAAGGAACACTAGTGTCCCCTGCCTTGATTGTTGAAGAAGGAGCCATTATTGATGGTCAGGTTGTAATGCAATCACCTATGCCAGAACTATCTGAATAA
- the xseA gene encoding exodeoxyribonuclease VII large subunit has protein sequence MAEILSVQELTYKIKYAVETLLPYVWVKGEVTNYSCPTSGHIYFSLKDNESYLHCVWFNSMQRETETFDPLTGEVFQNGPRLSLAKTITNGQKIICAGTIGVYPPKGGYQLLVDFAQSEGVGEWYSALEKRKNELQQQGYFDLSRKQIIPHNPKKIVVITSPAGAAIQDFLRIAKERGTEKYIRIYPVTVQGEESIHQIAQAIHTENNSNWAEVIVLIRGGGASQDLMVFNDQQLIDAIYTSKIPILAGIGHESDISFAELTADLRAATPSHAAQLLWSERTQLKQQVHDMEIALTKAAHFQLQKIQYVFNKLNTTLQWLSPLKKLERNELQLNSIYEKLNAIFNYKLKLKNLDLIQYTQLPSYSIVKKISYYKEQLSFLQRKLYRYIHSILLTKKQNTNNNKQLLINNFFQKYQQLLYNYEKLHVTLKMLNPHLLLKRGYALIYLPNGQILHSIQEAPEQTILTIKLPDGLLSVKVISA, from the coding sequence ATGGCTGAAATCTTAAGTGTTCAAGAGCTAACATATAAAATAAAATATGCTGTTGAGACACTATTACCCTATGTTTGGGTTAAAGGAGAAGTAACAAACTACTCCTGCCCAACATCTGGTCATATTTACTTTTCTTTAAAAGACAACGAGTCATATCTCCATTGTGTTTGGTTTAACTCTATGCAGCGAGAGACAGAAACATTTGATCCTCTTACAGGAGAAGTCTTTCAAAATGGTCCTCGTTTATCCCTTGCTAAAACAATTACTAATGGTCAAAAAATTATTTGTGCTGGGACAATTGGTGTCTATCCACCTAAAGGTGGCTATCAACTACTTGTAGACTTTGCTCAGTCAGAAGGAGTTGGAGAATGGTATAGTGCTTTAGAAAAACGTAAAAATGAATTACAACAACAAGGATATTTTGATCTTAGTAGGAAACAAATAATTCCACATAATCCTAAAAAAATTGTTGTTATTACATCTCCAGCTGGTGCAGCTATTCAAGACTTCCTACGTATAGCTAAAGAGCGAGGAACAGAAAAGTATATTCGTATTTATCCTGTCACAGTACAAGGAGAAGAATCTATCCATCAAATAGCCCAAGCTATTCATACAGAAAATAATTCCAACTGGGCTGAAGTTATTGTTCTTATACGTGGAGGAGGAGCTTCTCAAGATCTTATGGTATTTAATGATCAACAGTTAATAGATGCTATCTACACATCAAAAATTCCTATACTTGCAGGTATTGGACATGAGTCTGATATCTCTTTTGCTGAACTTACCGCTGATCTTAGAGCTGCAACACCAAGTCATGCTGCACAATTACTATGGTCAGAACGAACACAGTTAAAACAACAAGTACATGATATGGAAATAGCACTTACTAAAGCTGCTCATTTTCAATTACAGAAAATTCAATATGTATTCAATAAATTGAATACTACCTTACAATGGCTTTCACCTTTAAAAAAACTTGAACGTAATGAGTTACAGCTTAACTCTATCTATGAAAAACTAAATGCTATCTTTAATTACAAATTGAAATTAAAAAATCTTGACCTTATACAATATACACAACTCCCCTCATATTCTATTGTAAAAAAAATATCATATTATAAAGAACAACTATCTTTTTTACAAAGAAAACTTTATAGGTATATCCATTCAATTTTATTAACAAAAAAACAAAATACTAATAATAACAAACAATTACTAATAAATAATTTCTTTCAAAAATATCAACAACTACTATATAACTATGAAAAACTTCATGTTACTCTTAAAATGTTAAACCCTCATCTTTTACTAAAGAGAGGTTATGCCCTTATATATCTTCCTAATGGTCAAATCCTTCATAGTATACAAGAAGCTCCAGAGCAAACAATACTTACAATAAAACTTCCTGATGGATTACTCTCTGTGAAAGTTATTTCAGCATGA
- a CDS encoding F0F1 ATP synthase subunit gamma — protein sequence MASLKDVKIKIAGVRKTKQITKAMNMVASAKLRGAQIKIEHFRPYAEKFQDVISNLATRSDETVHKLLEKRTNGTSCIFILITSDRGLCGIFNTMLIIKALELAKQKTTKGKKVSFICIGRKGRDAIKKTHYPILSDYSDKFTRDYQLASHISEKVIDGYLTVNMDEVVLIYGQFINAMRQIVGFSTLLPIHPKPLDKEQLEKYSEYIYEPGVAILLSELLPKFVTTQIYRGFLDTDASENAARMTAMDNATRNCDELIGNLTRLYNKTRQASITSELIDIVSGAEALK from the coding sequence ATGGCATCACTGAAAGACGTAAAAATAAAAATTGCTGGTGTTCGTAAAACAAAACAAATCACAAAAGCTATGAATATGGTTGCATCTGCAAAACTTCGTGGTGCTCAAATAAAAATAGAACACTTTCGTCCTTATGCAGAAAAATTTCAAGACGTCATTAGTAATCTTGCAACTCGTTCAGATGAAACAGTGCATAAACTTCTTGAAAAACGGACTAATGGTACATCCTGTATTTTTATTCTTATAACATCTGATCGTGGCCTTTGTGGTATTTTTAATACCATGCTTATTATAAAAGCACTTGAACTTGCAAAACAAAAAACAACAAAAGGGAAAAAAGTTAGTTTTATCTGTATTGGAAGAAAAGGAAGAGATGCTATCAAAAAAACACACTATCCTATTCTTTCAGATTATAGTGATAAATTCACACGTGACTATCAACTTGCATCTCACATAAGTGAAAAAGTGATTGATGGTTATCTAACTGTCAATATGGATGAAGTAGTACTTATCTATGGACAGTTTATTAATGCAATGAGACAAATTGTAGGTTTCTCTACTTTATTACCAATCCATCCAAAACCATTAGATAAAGAACAACTAGAAAAATATAGTGAATATATCTACGAGCCAGGAGTAGCAATACTTTTATCAGAATTACTACCAAAATTTGTAACTACTCAAATCTATAGAGGATTCCTGGACACAGATGCAAGTGAAAATGCTGCAAGAATGACAGCTATGGATAATGCTACACGAAACTGCGATGAATTAATAGGAAATTTAACACGTCTCTATAATAAAACACGCCAAGCATCAATTACAAGTGAACTTATTGATATTGTAAGTGGTGCAGAAGCTCTGAAATAA
- the rodA gene encoding rod shape-determining protein RodA, producing MEPIDRRLITHINWGLLAYTGILFFIGTSNLYSASGIRLENGITLSPFYQRQIVWGGFGLLAMIVSMSFDYRKLQSLALPFFLFTLFLLILTPILGKTIYGAKRWIPLGLFNLQPSELAKLAVLIMGARMLSLDGAPLSWAQLIKMLIIGVIPAGLIALQPDLGTALTVFAILGGMVCYHGLQPHVLRICLIIIPLLIPLSWFFLHDYQKQRIVTFLDPTKDPRGSGYHIIQSQIAIGSGQFSGKGFLQGTQSQLRFLPEKHTDFAIAVFGEEWGFLGCITLMGLFCLFLLGIFNTVKGAKDRFGSTLAAGIFMYFFWQFFVNIGMVLGLMPVVGIPLPFLSYGGSATLVNFILIGLVLNISMRRFVFKSY from the coding sequence ATGGAGCCAATAGATCGTAGACTCATTACACATATAAACTGGGGGTTATTAGCCTACACAGGAATACTTTTTTTCATTGGAACAAGTAATCTTTATTCAGCAAGTGGTATCCGCTTAGAAAATGGAATCACACTTTCCCCATTTTACCAACGTCAAATTGTATGGGGAGGATTTGGTTTACTTGCCATGATTGTATCTATGAGTTTTGATTATAGAAAACTACAAAGTCTTGCCCTTCCTTTTTTTCTTTTTACACTTTTTCTTCTAATACTTACACCTATTCTTGGAAAAACTATTTATGGTGCTAAAAGATGGATACCACTTGGTTTATTCAACTTACAACCTAGTGAGTTAGCAAAACTAGCGGTTCTAATTATGGGAGCAAGAATGCTTTCACTTGATGGAGCACCTCTTTCATGGGCTCAACTAATAAAAATGTTAATTATTGGAGTTATTCCTGCAGGCCTTATTGCTCTACAACCAGATTTAGGGACTGCACTCACAGTTTTTGCTATTCTTGGAGGCATGGTTTGCTATCATGGTCTTCAACCTCATGTACTGCGTATTTGTCTTATTATTATTCCATTATTAATTCCTCTTAGCTGGTTTTTCCTTCATGATTACCAAAAACAACGTATTGTTACTTTTTTAGATCCTACTAAAGATCCTCGAGGATCTGGATACCACATTATTCAATCACAGATAGCTATTGGTTCAGGACAATTCTCAGGAAAAGGTTTTCTTCAAGGAACTCAAAGCCAACTTCGCTTTTTACCTGAGAAACATACAGACTTTGCTATTGCTGTATTTGGAGAGGAGTGGGGATTTTTAGGCTGTATAACTCTTATGGGATTGTTTTGTCTTTTCCTATTAGGTATTTTTAACACAGTAAAAGGTGCAAAAGATCGTTTTGGAAGTACATTAGCTGCCGGAATTTTTATGTATTTTTTCTGGCAATTCTTTGTTAATATTGGTATGGTTCTTGGTCTTATGCCAGTAGTTGGTATTCCATTACCATTTCTAAGTTATGGCGGTAGTGCAACGCTTGTAAACTTTATTTTAATAGGCCTTGTACTTAATATTTCAATGCGTAGGTTTGTATTCAAAAGTTATTAA
- a CDS encoding F0F1 ATP synthase subunit epsilon, producing MEQSLHLEIISPDHTIVSDRVTYVNLPGVNGELGILPGHIPLMAALDIGKLHYQQDSKNYYVFISAGFAEVSNNKVTVLTEAAEKASEIDVARAQAAKERAKARLLKAEEDIDMARAEAAMHRAIIRLNISSL from the coding sequence ATGGAGCAATCACTCCATCTTGAAATTATCTCCCCAGATCATACCATTGTTAGTGATCGAGTTACATATGTTAACTTACCTGGAGTTAATGGTGAACTAGGTATCTTACCAGGACACATCCCTTTAATGGCTGCATTAGACATTGGAAAACTTCACTATCAACAAGATTCAAAAAATTATTATGTTTTTATTTCCGCTGGATTTGCTGAAGTCTCTAATAATAAAGTAACAGTTCTTACTGAAGCTGCAGAAAAAGCCAGTGAAATTGATGTGGCTCGTGCACAAGCAGCTAAAGAGCGTGCTAAAGCTCGTCTCTTAAAAGCTGAAGAAGATATTGATATGGCACGAGCAGAAGCTGCTATGCATCGTGCTATTATACGATTAAATATTTCCAGCCTTTAG
- the atpA gene encoding F0F1 ATP synthase subunit alpha: MHIKADEISTIIKEQIQNYSQRIETTEVGTVLSVGDGIARVYGVQDVMSMELLEFPGNLLGMVLNLEQDNVGVALLGDDTGVEEGSTVKRTGRIFSVPVGDAVTGRVLNPLGQPLDGLGPLNATEKKPVEVKAPSIIDRKSIYEPLVTGIKAIDAMTPIGRGQRELIIGDRQTGKTSICIDAILAQKESGVHCFYVAIGQKASTVALVADTLRKHGAMEYTTIIAATASDPAPLQYISPYSGCTMAEYYRDHGQHALIVYDDLSKQAVAYRQMSLLLRRPPGREAFPGDVFYLHSRLLERAAKLSDELGGGSLTALPIIETQAGDVSAYIPTNVISITDGQVYLEPNLFNAGVRPAINVGLSVSRVGGAAQTKAMKQVSGTMRLDLAQYRELAAFAQFSSDLDKETQTKLERGARLVELLKQPQYQPMQLPEQVIVMFAATKGFMDDIPIDHIQNFSKTLIEYIQTMNPKILENISTQQALNEELDQQLTTAITECKKTFLPMNKR; this comes from the coding sequence ATGCATATTAAAGCCGATGAGATTAGTACAATCATCAAAGAACAAATCCAAAATTACAGTCAACGTATTGAAACTACAGAAGTAGGAACAGTATTATCTGTAGGTGATGGAATTGCACGTGTATATGGTGTGCAAGACGTCATGTCAATGGAGTTGTTAGAGTTCCCTGGTAATCTATTAGGTATGGTTCTTAACCTTGAACAAGATAATGTTGGAGTTGCACTTCTTGGTGATGACACAGGTGTTGAAGAAGGGTCAACAGTCAAACGGACTGGACGAATCTTTTCTGTTCCTGTTGGAGATGCTGTAACTGGCCGTGTTCTTAATCCATTAGGTCAACCTCTTGATGGTTTAGGTCCTCTCAATGCAACTGAAAAAAAGCCTGTAGAAGTAAAAGCACCAAGTATTATTGACCGTAAAAGCATTTATGAACCATTAGTTACAGGAATTAAAGCCATTGATGCAATGACTCCTATTGGCCGTGGACAACGTGAACTTATTATTGGTGACCGCCAAACAGGAAAAACATCTATTTGTATTGATGCTATTCTTGCCCAAAAAGAGTCTGGAGTACACTGTTTTTATGTAGCTATTGGACAAAAAGCTTCAACAGTTGCACTTGTTGCAGACACACTACGTAAACATGGTGCAATGGAATATACAACTATCATTGCTGCAACAGCCTCTGATCCTGCACCTTTACAATATATTTCCCCATATTCAGGTTGTACAATGGCAGAGTATTATAGAGATCATGGACAACATGCTTTAATTGTATATGATGATCTATCAAAACAAGCTGTAGCTTATCGACAAATGTCTCTTTTACTTCGCCGTCCACCAGGACGTGAAGCTTTTCCTGGTGATGTTTTCTATCTTCACTCTAGACTTCTTGAACGGGCAGCTAAGCTTAGCGATGAACTTGGTGGAGGTTCACTTACAGCACTTCCTATCATTGAAACTCAAGCTGGAGATGTTTCTGCATATATTCCAACAAATGTCATTTCTATTACTGATGGACAAGTATATCTAGAGCCAAATTTATTTAATGCTGGTGTGCGTCCAGCAATTAACGTCGGTCTCTCAGTATCCCGCGTTGGTGGTGCAGCTCAAACAAAAGCAATGAAACAAGTTTCAGGTACAATGCGTCTTGATCTTGCTCAATATAGAGAACTAGCAGCTTTTGCACAATTCAGTTCAGATCTTGACAAAGAAACACAAACAAAACTTGAACGTGGTGCACGGCTTGTAGAACTATTAAAACAACCACAATATCAGCCCATGCAACTTCCTGAACAAGTAATCGTTATGTTTGCTGCAACAAAAGGCTTTATGGATGATATACCTATTGATCACATCCAAAATTTTAGCAAAACACTTATTGAATATATACAAACTATGAATCCAAAGATTCTTGAGAATATCTCCACCCAACAGGCACTAAACGAAGAGTTAGATCAACAGCTTACAACAGCAATTACAGAATGCAAAAAAACCTTTTTACCTATGAATAAAAGGTAA
- the atpD gene encoding F0F1 ATP synthase subunit beta produces the protein MSENIGKIVQVIGAVVDVSFPNGKLPPILTALEIHNPNSIDAPKLICEVAQHLGDDIVRTIAMDATEGLKRGMDVLDTGHPIMAPVGKASLGRIMNVVGQPIDGLGVIDTKTYLPIHRKPPSFLDQNTSVEPLETGIKVIDLLVPFPKGGKMGLFGGAGVGKTVILMEMINNIARQHGGISVFAGVGERTREGNDLYHEMKEAGVLEKAILVYGQMNEPPGARSRVALTALTCAEYFRDEEHQDVLLFIDNIFRFIQAGSEVSALLGRMPSAVGYQPTLGTDLGSLEERITSTHNGSITSVQAVYVPADDLTDPAPATTFSHLDGTLVLSRQIAELGIYPAVDPLDSTSRILEPNFVGEEHYTVARGVQKILQKYKELQDIIAILGMDELSDEDKLVVSRARRIQRFLSQPFHVAETFTGTAGEYVKLEDTIKGFKGILAGEYDHLSESDFYMVGNIDSAVAKYEKRKESK, from the coding sequence ATGAGTGAAAATATCGGAAAAATTGTTCAAGTAATTGGAGCTGTTGTAGATGTAAGTTTTCCAAATGGAAAACTTCCTCCTATTCTTACTGCATTAGAAATACATAATCCTAATAGTATTGATGCTCCAAAACTTATTTGTGAAGTTGCCCAACACCTTGGTGATGATATAGTCAGAACAATTGCCATGGATGCAACAGAAGGCCTTAAACGTGGGATGGATGTTTTAGATACTGGCCATCCTATTATGGCCCCTGTAGGAAAAGCTTCCCTTGGCCGTATTATGAATGTTGTTGGTCAGCCAATTGATGGACTTGGAGTTATTGATACAAAAACATACCTTCCTATTCATAGAAAACCACCAAGTTTTCTAGATCAAAATACATCAGTTGAACCACTTGAAACAGGAATCAAAGTTATTGACCTTCTTGTCCCTTTCCCAAAAGGTGGGAAAATGGGACTCTTTGGGGGTGCTGGAGTTGGTAAAACAGTTATTTTAATGGAAATGATTAACAACATTGCTAGACAACATGGAGGAATTTCTGTCTTTGCTGGGGTTGGAGAACGAACAAGAGAAGGAAATGATCTTTATCATGAAATGAAAGAAGCTGGGGTACTTGAAAAAGCTATATTAGTATATGGCCAAATGAATGAGCCTCCAGGAGCACGTTCACGTGTTGCTTTAACTGCATTAACTTGTGCTGAATACTTCCGTGATGAAGAACATCAAGATGTCCTTCTTTTTATTGATAATATCTTTCGTTTTATCCAAGCTGGATCAGAAGTTTCAGCACTACTTGGTCGAATGCCCTCTGCTGTTGGTTATCAGCCTACCTTGGGCACTGATCTTGGATCTCTTGAAGAACGCATTACATCTACACATAATGGATCAATAACCTCTGTCCAAGCTGTGTATGTTCCTGCTGACGACTTAACAGATCCTGCGCCTGCAACAACGTTTTCGCACCTTGATGGTACGCTTGTATTATCTCGTCAAATTGCAGAACTAGGTATTTATCCAGCTGTAGATCCCCTAGATTCAACATCACGTATTCTTGAACCAAACTTTGTTGGGGAAGAACACTATACAGTTGCTCGTGGCGTACAAAAAATACTTCAAAAATATAAAGAACTCCAGGATATTATTGCTATATTAGGTATGGATGAATTGTCTGATGAAGACAAACTAGTTGTAAGTCGTGCAAGACGTATTCAGCGTTTTCTGTCACAACCATTTCATGTTGCAGAAACTTTCACTGGAACAGCAGGAGAATATGTAAAGCTTGAAGATACCATTAAAGGTTTTAAAGGTATTCTTGCAGGAGAATACGATCATCTCTCTGAAAGTGACTTTTATATGGTTGGTAATATTGATTCTGCCGTAGCTAAATATGAAAAACGAAAAGAATCAAAATAG
- the atpH gene encoding ATP synthase F1 subunit delta codes for MIGDIIAQRYAQALFDLGKEQSLHEVELYDTALSQIEELLMTSNELTYFLHAPIFTIYEKQGVLLKLLELIDAAQPIKNFCLLLAEKERLPLLTQIINSFKVLLDNAKNIVHGQLITAITLDEKKQSELLISLEKQTNRKLELLFQVNPDILGGIVLHIGDKVFDASLRTQLECIRNTIKKGETNHAY; via the coding sequence TTGATTGGAGATATCATTGCACAACGATACGCTCAGGCTTTATTTGATCTTGGGAAAGAGCAAAGTCTTCATGAAGTGGAACTGTATGATACAGCACTTTCACAAATTGAAGAATTACTTATGACTTCAAATGAGTTAACCTATTTTCTTCATGCCCCTATATTTACAATATATGAAAAACAAGGCGTTCTATTAAAATTATTAGAACTAATTGATGCAGCACAACCTATCAAAAATTTTTGTTTGCTTCTTGCAGAGAAAGAACGTTTACCTCTTCTTACGCAAATTATTAATAGCTTTAAAGTACTTCTTGATAATGCCAAAAACATTGTTCATGGCCAACTTATAACAGCTATTACTTTAGATGAAAAAAAACAATCTGAACTTCTTATCTCACTAGAAAAACAAACAAATAGAAAACTTGAATTACTGTTTCAAGTAAATCCTGACATTCTTGGTGGCATTGTTCTTCATATTGGAGACAAGGTTTTTGATGCCAGCCTCCGTACTCAATTAGAATGTATAAGAAATACTATCAAGAAAGGTGAAACGAATCATGCATATTAA